The genomic DNA GACGCAAAGAGAACTACCAACTCCTTTCCCCGATCTGTTAGCCAGATCGTGCTTACTTCCAGCCTTGTCCTCGTATTTGAGAAACGATTCGGTGTTGGACATGGCAAGGCACATTCCTCTGTACCGTGCCGTGTTACAATTACTCAGGGCTATGGCTCTTTCGAATCAATTGGCTCCGCTTTTATTACCAAGAGGTGGAAAGTCCAACGAACCCTCCGTTGTCTCGCTTTTGTCGAACATGAGGGTTTGCGTGGACACCTACGCTCACAAAATAAACCGCACAAGGAGTAATAAGTCGAAGACACTGTTTAAATATCCGGACGACACTGAACAAGACGAAGGTTTGGCAACATTGATCCCTGACATTCAAGAAAGCGCTACTATAGTACAAAATGCGACTTCAAGGTTGTCAGGAATCGAAGAAGAATTACCTGGTCCCAGCCCCACGGGTCCAGAGTTACCCTTACGTTCAATTGAACAACGATACTTGGAAGTAATGAAGAATTTACAGTTCGGTAAGATAGTCACGCAATATACCGATGCTTTTAATCATAACTATTTTCTGTTTCATGCTAATGATATATATGATTGATCGTAGATACATATGAAATGATTACGGAGAATCCAGAAACAGGTGGATACAAATTTGCCGTATCCTATCATTTTGAATCGACTATGAGAGCAGCAGACGAGAGAAGTCACCCCACTAGGGTTAAGAGACTAGCACAAGAAGCTGTCACGCTTTCGACTGCGTTACCTTTGTCGTACAGTAGTAGCGTTTTCGTTAGGTGCGATGCAGACAGATTAGACGTAATGAAGGTACTTGAAACAAGACAGATAACCAAGTTATTAGACGTAAAATTGACGTACCTTCTATTCgagaataatataaaatttcgtttCAGGTACTGATAACAGGACCAGCGGAAACACCGTACGCAAATGGGTGTTTCGAATTCGACGTATATTTCCCTCCGGACTATCCCAATAGCCcgatgttaattaatttggaAACCACTGGACGCCACACGGTACGATTCAATCCCAATTTGTACAACGATGGGAAAGTTTGCCTGAGCGTATTGAACACTTGGCATGGTCGTCCTGAGGAAAAATGGAATGCACATACCAGTAGTTTCCTTCAGGTAAAATCAAGGATGAAGAAGAAATGAATATTGCCATAGGAAGTCGAATTGTAtacttcatatttttttacgaAAACAGGTTTTAGTGTCGATACAGTCATTGATTTTGGTATCTGAGCCTTACTTCAACGAACCGGGGTATGAACGGTCACGTGGTACAACGAACGGAGCTCAATCTAGTCAAGAGTACAATGCGAACATTTGCCAGGCTACTGCTAAGTGGGCGATGCTTGACCAAATTCGCAATCCATGTCCTTGCTTCAAAGAGGTAAGTAAGGAAAATTTTCTACCTGTCCCTAGcatatctaataataatattcacaGGTTATACACACCCACTTCTGGATAAAGAGACACGAAATCGTTGCACAATTAGAGGGGTGGATAAGGGATATGGAACTGCACGGATCAGACCGCAGGTCTGGCCGTACTCTTTCTCTGAATGCTTTAGCTTTAAGGGTAAGCGACAGTAGTTATtatcaatttacatatttacagCTGTATGCGTTCATTTTGCTCCTCTTTCgctctttcttcttccctttATTCTCTGATctatatctatttttattaaaagtaaataattcTTACGAATAATTTCTCGTTTCGTCGCAAACGAGTAAAGACACGAAGTTGATTATCATTTTATGTGGTTATATGTAATTTCTCCAGAGACACTATAGATTGCTGAGGGAAGAGCTGAGTAAACTGCCAACACCCGAAGGTTTAGAAGACTTAGTGGAACCACTCGCGTCCCCAGGCTCGCCTATCGAATTGTCAGGCACTCCTGGCACACCGAGCACGCCACCAACGTCGACGGTTCCCCCGACCAGCACAGTTTCTACTCCGATAAGTAATCCTGCTGTTCCCATCAGCAACGCCGGTGGTAGTAATCACGTACACCACGATATCGACACGGACGTTGAGATGGAGAAGATGGTTTCAAAAGTGTGTGAATAGCTAAAGGATGTTAATAGACATTGTTGGACATTTTGAAAAGTCTATATTGTTTGTGTTATGACGGACAAAATAACGGACTGTGACCGAAGGCGGAGAAAGGGAGATCCTAGTAATATGGTTcgaattttcaattgattgaCGAATGATGAATTAAAGTCGAGTGAAAGATTGCTACATGCCGAGATATCGATGATACGGGATAACCAGTAAGAATGAACCGAATAAACGTGTGCGTATGATGTGCGTGGTAAAGGGATTTAGTAATAaaaaggagggaaaaaaaaaacaaaaaaagagaGGCGatgaaatgattaaaaaaaaaacgtgtAAACATAGATAAGGAATGCAACGTGTGATCGAATGATTGAATGAACTGTGAAATTGAACCTGAAAGTAGTAATGCGAAAGAAATAGCAAACGATTAAAAGCTTAGTATGAATGTGAACAAAACTCGTACGTAGCACGTATTTTCTATGGCTACCGCATATACTATATGTATGCTGTATTCTACTACTTCGTATTACTGTAAGAAACAactgttattcaatatttattatacgtGTTCTTCTCGTTTACGTAGCCGGTACTCCCCCCACCCCCCACCCCCCGTATACCAGCAATGCGGCTGATATTAACTGACCATACGTTTCAGCGAAACGAGAcgattttttaaacaatttggCCCAACAATACGAAAATTTGTTTCCGAGAAATAGGCCAGATCTAGCAGTTTGAACAAACAAAAGATTGATCAATGAGATTTGAATCGTTTTTCCTAACCAGAAAGGCATAATTTGCgatttactttaattttcatcgttgttattgttgttgttgctgctgctgttctCATTGCGTGCGTgtgttttcttttcatttattctatACAAATCGTCTCAACTGATTATCTCAGCGTCGCATTGCGATCGATTTTCGAGTAGAGAAacgaatggaaaaataaaaataacgatGACAGAAAATTGCTCCATAACGCAAAAGATGCTAGCTATGCAATTGATACACATGTGCGCAGtgtgtaatttaatatttatcgtGCCTGTATCTATTACGGTCTTGCATTGTATTTTTTACATGAAATAACTTGGACGACGACTGTTCTCGTGGCTCGAAAGCAATCgcgtatctttttttttttttttttcaaacaccGAATTTCGTTCAACTATTTCATTGAGAAACAAACGCAAGATAGCCTTCATTTAACcgatataaattttcattcgaatgataaagcattcttctttttttatcaacTTCAAACAAATCGATCGAAaggaaaagtaaaaaaaaaaaagaaccaaAATATGGATTGTACTCGATTATATTGGACACTTGTTCGTAATGAAAAGAACAAAACTATGGACAATTCGAATAATCTGAAACACCGTTGCATTTGATGTgggtaattaatataaaaccGACAACTATGACATTATCGAAGACACAGGTGATATCCACAGAAGTATCGTGGACTAATTACCACGATTCATATTTGGATTCCTGTTTATATAATTAGTATTTGTCCCCCTACTTCCCCTCGTTCTCTATCAGCGAATTAATTACACGGATTAGCTGTAAAAATCACTGGGTCGATTTGCGCTACCAAGTGATCGATgatcgtttctttcttctgtAAATAATCGTCACACGCGAGTAATTAATACTGCATTACAAGTAAATGTTTGTAATTCCGAAGTAAACTggataacaaaaaaaaaaaataatgctCCATTGTAACGTATACTATTGCATGGATTCCTAAGCAATGAacaaaacgaaagaaaaaacacGTAAAACGATTGTACGTGGCAGGAGAACGTGTTAAtagttatttataataaacgATTATTATCACGCCATTTCCGGGCTACTTATTATAAAGTTAATAGAAATTGTTtgtatagaaaattttttaaatttcagcACTTGAATTTTTAAGGATTAAAAACAAATACGGagtttgtttttaaatttttttattcaataatatgAATAAAGTGTAATgtgaaatttgtaaattaacgGTAAGACTTCTGGTATCTTGCTCTGGCACCTGGACCACCAAATTTCTTTGGTTCGCACCGCCTTGGATCAGCAACCAGAAGTGTTCGATCATACTGAATTAGGATATCTTTTACTTCCTTTTTACTTGCTTCATCAACATCTGAAAATAGATGATTCAACTATGAACATGtccatatacatatatgcttTCTCAAATTCACATTCTCCATTGATACTTACATTTCTGGTAGTATGCCACTAGTGCTTTGGAAATAGCTTGACGAATGGCATAGATCTGGGCAACATGACCACCGCCGCTTACTCTCACTCTGATGTCAACTCCAGAAAATTTTTCCTAtgcaaaaaataatataagcGGTGTTATTAGAATTAGCTTTTTCTTAACAAATTTATATGATTCATTTTCTCAGTAGCTGTATTTGTAATCACAGATAATCATGTTCGGAATAAGTGAACATCATTGAGTGCAATCTTAACAAAATCTGAAAGTGTAACACAGAATGAAATTCCAATATCAAGTAGTACGTACCTTGCCAAGTAACAAAATTGGTTCttgtaatttatattgtaACACGCGGGGTTCTACCAATTCTAACGGCCGTCCATTTACACGAAGATTTCCACGGCCCCGTTTGCAATAGGCAACCGCGGTCGCACttttctgtaaatttaaaTGTATACATTTCAAGGAACACGCGCAAACATAACCCCCCCATTACTTTTTTAACAAATGACACTCACTTTGCGTCCGAAGACTTGTACGGACTGAATAGGTTCCTTTTGtttctgaaataatattaCATGTCAGCCTGAtatgaaaatacatatttattttttataaaacaaagaTAATCCTTATAATTTGCAAAACAGAAAGCATACCTTCTGCATTTTGGAAACCACGTCGTAGAAAGGAAGTTCTACGATGGCGGCACGATGTTTTCGAGAGTAGTACTACGCTAATCAAATGCAAGCTTCTCTTTAACTTCCGATCGTTGGCGCAAAATACAAATGTGAAAAGCCCaactttaattgaaaaaattgtaaCATTTGGACATTTATACAGAAAAACAATATAGTAAGCTCACTTTTGACTCATCGTATAATCGTATTTTCTGCGATTTTATATGACCACAAAGTGAAAGCTGTGTACTTTAACTTCTTGGTAACTTCTCCATATACAGGATGTTCCAGAATtggggtaggagccgaagagggatcATTGCTAAGgccattctaaacaactttttcctttgccaaaatgttgtttaaggcttcgttttcgagttattaacgaaaaacactggccaatcagagcgcgcccttagcgcgggcggaaccacgagagtgttgggtatgctctgcgttcaaGCCGTGCCCTATACCGACGTGatgccgatgcacttgatcacgaccacggcTTGAACACAGAGCATGTCCAACACTCTTacggttcggcccgcgctaaaggcgcgctctgattggccagtgtttttcgttaataactcgaaaacgaacccttaaacaacattttggcgaaggaaaaagttgtttagaatgacctTAGCAATgatccctcttcggctcctaccccagttctgggacaccctgtatgtagatgtcttataattatatgtatacatatgtatgtatatatgtaggTACATGTATCTATGTTCTCATTTTTGGAagtatacaaattaattttctaaagaaattttgataataatattttattatattgtatatgcaaaaatacataataacaatatgttttgttttaatttaattaaaacttatttttaATAGGTTTCAATCATTCCTGCGGATTCAGCAACCTGAAACAAGGTACTTGTAATTGCAAGCAACGATCGATGGATCAAAAACGAGTCCAGCACCACAACGGAATTGATGTGCCACGTATTCATTGTTCACTAATTGGCATTGATAAAACGTCGAACAGTCCTTCGGATCTCTAACAAAGCCTTCCTGTTTACATAGAGAACTCGATGATGGTGGTAGGGTTACATCCGGTTTCGGGCGGTTTGGAGGAGCCGGAGCTGGAGTCACCCCCCTCAATACAATGTTTAGAGCAGACAAAAGAGGATAGTTGTCACCACAACTACCGCTGAAGTCGTCGGTTTCGACGCTCCATAGCATGGCACCTCCAAGACCTTTAGAGTTAATGTAATTAGCCTTCTCTCGAACAGACCTGAAAATGACCGTAAATATACGattgattatatttcattgtCAATCGTTACTTTTATAATATCGTCGATAAACACTCACGTAACATCGTCGTATCCGACCCATTGGTTGCCTTTAAAAGCGTAAGGTACGCCGTGTTCCTTGCTACGCTTAACGGACCAACCTTGACGAAGATATTCGCAGATTTCATTGTAACCAAGCATTCCTGCTTCTCTTGTATAGGGACCAGCAGTTCCTGGACCATTAGCCGGAGCACCTATGTCGGTATTACTGGGATTCACTAAAGTGAAAGATCTCCCGTACGTGGGAATACCAAGAATGATCTTGTCAGTGGATGCACCTTGCGAGAGCCAGTAATGGACAGCCGCATCCTGGAATGGTATTGAATCTCGTATCAAGActaatgtaatataacatTTTAACATTGACTTGGGAACGGTGGTCTGAATTGAAACTTAATAGAAACAATTTCAGCAAGGGAGATATAAGGTATTCCTACCACGTTCAGCTTGGCTTGATCCCCAGTGTCTCTTGCAGAAGGATACAACGGTGCATTCATTCCCGTGAATCTATTCCATGATCCGTTGAAGTCGTACGCCATCAAATTAATAAAGTGAACGTATTTTGATATTTGTGAAATATGATACGATTTAGAAGCCGACCCCTCGGCAGCGACAACTGCGATACTCAGAATGAAGCCATGTTTATCGAACTCTTCTCTCAGTTCTTTCAACAAAGCAACGTAATTTTCCTTGTCGGACGGTATACCGCCGCGTTGGTTTGGATATTCCCAATCGACGTCGAAACCATCAAAGTTATATTTCTTCAGAAAGGCGACTACGTTCTTGACAAATGTAGCACGCGTAGCAGGGTTGCCAGCGACCTGAGAGTACTTGACGGATCCTTCGTTCCAGCCACCTATCGCAACCATAGCCTTGGTGCCTGGATTTGACTCACGGAGTCTGTTAAATTTCCCAAAACCATCCTTGCCATTAGGTAAATCCATCCAACTGTCTAACACATTGACATTACCATCGGTAATGATACCGACAAAGGTGTAGATCATGTGGGTGCATAGCGTTGGATCGATATCATTCACCTCGAATTTTCCCCTGCCAGGACGGTACGCAGCCCAGCTACCGAAATAACAGACGATCTTTTctattagaagaaaaaaaaatatgttatcaTAAATCTATCTATCCTTATAATCGATGAATAATGGAATATCATATAAAAATCAAGAGTTACGAGATTGACCTTCATTATAGATAACGATACAACTTTCAGATTAAGGACAGGAGATTACATTTAGTTCATTATGTAGTTTTATCAGTAATAATCTGATACTTACTGTCGGCAATAACGCATGGGCCGGCAAACACCAGAAAAGCAACCAAAAACGCTGACTTAATCATCTGAAAACAGATCACTTTTTAACCCAAGCAAATTTTGTCATCAGTATTGAAGCAAAATgaagatttatttaaatttattcttttttataattatgaaGCTTCTCACCATAGCTTCAACGACTTCCGTTTTATATAATATGCGAAAGTGATCACTCAGTTGAATTTATATTCAACATGAGATTTACAAAACATCCTGTTTTAAGTTAATCTAATCAGAAATATACAGGGGGGGCTTTGCTTGGTATATATCACTTTACTTGGAATGTTAAAGAACAAAAGTCatatttactttttaaatactttCTTAACTTTTGAATTGTCACAGGTGCATGCCAGAATCTTGAAAAACCGTACCGTAGTTTATGAGTCATGAATCGTAAATGTACAACATAAAACTAAATCAAGATAATAGAGTACTTAACATAAAAGTTTGTTAAATGCAAAATAGCAAAaactatttataatatattctaTGGAAAACAAACAGTGTTATCATTTAAATAATCTAAATTTCTATCAATAATAAAGTATCgttgaatattattgaagATAATGAAGTCAATCGTGAATTTGATCTCATTACCTGTGTCAAATTTCTTAGTTTGAGATCCGATCTAGTTCCACAATGTCAACGGGTTACAATACTTCAGGCGGCTCGTCGTTTCTGAACTTCACTAGCTATCTTGAACTCGTTTATCTTGTATCAGACACTGATATTGAACTATACAATTTTTTCATAGATGCGTTGTATTTAACCCAGGCCTTTATATACTAAAATCGTGTTTTTATTATCGTGATTATTTCCGCTTGATACACTATCGAAGGATCATATATTTATCcaataatacattataaaaaaattgatctTGTCAGATgtaactattttattttatatacaggaaaattaatatgaaactgataaaatgtaataaacattataATCCTagttaattgtttttatttgttaGAAAAGCAATGATAAAGAatgttttgttaaaaatttgattgTAGTATTCATGAGAAAAGCTCATCCTTCTTtcaatacatttattaatcaaatacTGCTTATCAGTTGATTCATAAAAATTCTGTGAATTGTTTTAAATCATTGAGGATAACTTCATAAATACTCTGAGGGATTATAGGGGTTACGTTATAAATCTATAGCAAagtattttacaaataatatgCATACAAATGTATgtataaagaaaaacaatatattatttacatatatatacatacagtTTTATTTAAGTTcagaattcaatgtacataaaactaatgaatattaataaagtaGTATGATATCaatgaacaaaataaaataacagtgATTTAGATCAGCCAGTggtacaaattttataatttacgatgctttatcattttattcttctttctaaTTCCTTCTTTACGTAAATATCTCCAATATTGTTTTGTATTTGGATCTAAATCTTCCAATGTTACTGGTTCAGTTCTAATGTTCCATAACCATTCTGGATATTGATCATCAGGCTTCAATTGAATTTCTTCCCCTTccttataataatttaatccaCACACATAAGTTAACAATTTGTTAACATCTTTTTCAACTGGTATTTGTATCTTTTCGGTTTTACTCATTTGCTTCTTCGTTTTTGCTCCTGATAAAAAGAGGACACGAATAACGATGTTATTTTTGCATATGTTTTTTTCCAACTAcattaaaaaacgaaaaatgtaataaacttCATGAATTTGAAAACATATGAAGTATGATATAACCTGTACTTGTATGAATTTCACGttcaaattacaatttaattaaaaggtATTATTACCTCCAACAGCTTTTGGCAATGTCGCATATTGTGctgaaataacaaaatttgttcTTGTCAAAGACAGTCGCAAAACAGAAAAAAGAGACATAttcatttatatgtatatatatatttgtaataacaacaaattgtatatatatatgtatgtatatatatatgcgacgcgcaggttggaagataGTGGGGGAACTTAGTGAGCATCGAACTCCTACTGCGGTAGGCGCTTCAATCGCGAGtttaatatacagggtgaaaGAATAGTAGGGTGGAATAGGGAGAGTACAGAATGATACACGTGAATAAAAAACCGTGCTACCCATTATACACTCCAAATGATGCACTTTCGCGTAGAGGCGCCACAGCGACGCTGTGCGCAATCGCATGGAAGTGAAAATTTCGCCAATCAGGGCCAAGATGCGCAAGAATGAACGAAAACTcgtcttttcgcagttatggactctggtgaattCGACAATAGATAAAGTATCGAACGCTTTAACCTCTATTTCGagaaatgaatataatttacTTAGTAAACGTCCAGTcttaattatatgtatataaatatattgcATTTGTCTATTCTCTGTTTTCAATAGAaaactattttaaattattataattgttacATCCCTTAGAGTAGTTTCTAATTATTTCGTATTGTAGTTCTCACATGACGCGGAATTTTCAAACGTTGACAACGACAACAGTATTGAATGCGCAATGACaaacaataaaataagtttCACAAGAGTTGATTGTATCACAATTTGATAGAATAATTTACGAATCGTTATATGTTATAAATACCAGCTTCGTTTTAAATGGTTATAACAGAATCTTTTAATCTGTGGGATAATGTATTAATCATCATTTTATGTTTCTATTATGTAATGCCAGTGAGCAGTGACAGGGCGACGCGGGTATgttcaattttcttcaattttacatatgtatatatatatatgtatttatcaTTATTGAATGTAATCAAAGAAGGAAAAgccaatttaattaacattatttaatattatagcCAAAAACAGTAGCTTTTGACATAAACATAATAAACGGAAGATCAACAAAATCTCATACAAATAATCAAGAGGATCATTTCTTAGCAATTGCACCTGCTTTGCCTATTTTACCTGGAGCACCTGTACCTCCAAAATTATCTAAACGTTGTTATAATTCATTTAGGTATTAACaaacaattataaattaatatatattatcatGTTACATATAACTAATATTTTTTGTGTGTATTTTGTTATGTAGCCTAGCAGATTCTCCATTTAATATAGAACATGACAAAGTTGAAGGTTCCAATGCAGTTACATTACAATGGACAAGTGAAGGAAATAATATTGTGGCAACAAGAATTGCTGCCGAGAAAGAAAAGAGCCCCGATAGGATATGTCTTGATAGACGAGGTCTCGCTACATTCCCAAATATAGTTGGAGAGCCACGTTTACGTTTACTATCTCTCCAACATAATCTTCTAACAAAGATTGAGAATTCCAACTTCTCTCAATTGACAAAATTAGTATTTCTTGACCTGTACGATAATCAAATTGAAAGga from Osmia bicornis bicornis chromosome 15, iOsmBic2.1, whole genome shotgun sequence includes the following:
- the LOC114880803 gene encoding chitinase-3-like protein 1; its protein translation is MIKSAFLVAFLVFAGPCVIADKKIVCYFGSWAAYRPGRGKFEVNDIDPTLCTHMIYTFVGIITDGNVNVLDSWMDLPNGKDGFGKFNRLRESNPGTKAMVAIGGWNEGSVKYSQVAGNPATRATFVKNVVAFLKKYNFDGFDVDWEYPNQRGGIPSDKENYVALLKELREEFDKHGFILSIAVVAAEGSASKSYHISQISKYVHFINLMAYDFNGSWNRFTGMNAPLYPSARDTGDQAKLNVDAAVHYWLSQGASTDKIILGIPTYGRSFTLVNPSNTDIGAPANGPGTAGPYTREAGMLGYNEICEYLRQGWSVKRSKEHGVPYAFKGNQWVGYDDVTSVREKANYINSKGLGGAMLWSVETDDFSGSCGDNYPLLSALNIVLRGVTPAPAPPNRPKPDVTLPPSSSSLCKQEGFVRDPKDCSTFYQCQLVNNEYVAHQFRCGAGLVFDPSIVACNYKYLVSGC
- the LOC114880805 gene encoding 39S ribosomal protein L54, mitochondrial isoform X1, producing MNMSLFSVLRLSLTRTNFVISAQYATLPKAVGGAKTKKQMSKTEKIQIPVEKDVNKLLTYVCGLNYYKEGEEIQLKPDDQYPEWLWNIRTEPVTLEDLDPNTKQYWRYLRKEGIRKKNKMIKHRKL
- the LOC114880815 gene encoding 40S ribosomal protein S16 yields the protein MQKKQKEPIQSVQVFGRKKSATAVAYCKRGRGNLRVNGRPLELVEPRVLQYKLQEPILLLGKEKFSGVDIRVRVSGGGHVAQIYAIRQAISKALVAYYQKYVDEASKKEVKDILIQYDRTLLVADPRRCEPKKFGGPGARARYQKSYR
- the LOC114880805 gene encoding 39S ribosomal protein L54, mitochondrial isoform X2, with the protein product MRHCQKLLELEKNICKNNIVIRVLFLSGAKTKKQMSKTEKIQIPVEKDVNKLLTYVCGLNYYKEGEEIQLKPDDQYPEWLWNIRTEPVTLEDLDPNTKQYWRYLRKEGIRKKNKMIKHRKL